A single region of the Candidatus Dormiibacterota bacterium genome encodes:
- a CDS encoding DUF3467 domain-containing protein — MANEPKAPPQGMIQVVTGDEMSRGRYSNNMLVSHTPEEFIIDWLLNSPAGTHLVARVVVTPGHLKRIIGALEDNLKRYEANFGDVRLIEPKDQVFH, encoded by the coding sequence ATGGCGAACGAACCGAAAGCACCACCGCAGGGAATGATTCAAGTCGTCACGGGCGACGAGATGTCCCGTGGGCGGTACAGCAACAACATGCTGGTGTCCCACACGCCGGAGGAATTCATCATCGACTGGCTCCTGAACTCTCCCGCGGGGACGCACCTCGTGGCCCGGGTCGTCGTGACCCCGGGACACCTCAAGAGAATCATCGGTGCGCTCGAGGACAATCTCAAACGTTATGAGGCGAACTTTGGCGATGTGAGGTTGATCGAGCCCAAGGACCAGGTCTTTCATTGA